Below is a genomic region from Anguilla anguilla isolate fAngAng1 chromosome 18, fAngAng1.pri, whole genome shotgun sequence.
attatttcaaatttctGCTCATTCTAAGAGTGGTTGATTGAATACATGTAGCCTAATAAGATCATGATTCACaaacgcgtgcacgcacacacacacacgtataatgTGCAAACATACATCCATTTATAAAgttacaatgacaaaaaagcaCGTTCTAATTTCTTTGTTCATTTGGATGGCTATACTTCACTCTTTTCCCCAAGCACCCCAAGATGTGACCGAAGCATTGTTTGACATCATATGCCTGATAAGATTATGCTTCACAAACACGTCAAAtgctgtcaaaaacaaaaaatgatgtaAAAGCCCCCTAAATGTTGTGGTATATTATTGGAAGAGCAGGAGGGTGAATGAAAATAAAGGGGGGGCTAGACTATGTGGCCACGGTTGGGATTCTGGAGCTGAAAAGtggacatttttattgatttcataAAACCTTCCCTGGCTTGGGCCTTCCATTTATGTGCCTTTCATATTATGAAAGCATCATGGAGAAACTGTGACGAGAAAGTACATACACGTATGTTTAAagtgtaaatgttaaaatgttttcatggcCTAAAGAAGATATACTGTACCTACTCTGCAGATCACTCAAGAAATCTCAGCAAACGTGACTGTTCTCTTCATGTCCTTCAAAGGGAATGAATGCCCTCTTACATTGACTAAGCTTCAGATCTGTAGTTGCATTTTGTTCTTCGCCAcctcatacagtatgtattggTTAAAATGGTCATATCAGATATGTACTGTAATATGTAGAGATCATCTCATAGGCATGGTGTTTGAGCAAAGCAAGAGGGCGGCTTCTTACTCAGAGGCACGTCTGCTCTGCAGAGTACTTGATGCAGCACTGGAAGGAGGACTTTGTGTTCGCATACCAGTTTCTCAACGGCTGCAACCCTGTGATGATCCGAAAGTGCACCAAGCTGCCAGCCAAGTTCCCCGTCACCCATGAGATGGTGGAGTTCTGCTTGGAGCGACACCTCACTCTGGAAGAGGAGATCAAGGTGAGTCCTCAAAGTAACCTGCAATATATTTTGATTGGGGTATTTCAGAATCTAGAAATTATAGAGCGATTTATATTTCCCCCATTTCTTGATTTCTGTGACTATACTCATAACTACAGTTGCTTGACACAAGTTCAAACTGGTTGCACTGAAACTCACTGTTTTTTAGAAAGTGAGACTGCAAATTTTGATCAATGATTCTACacctcagtgactcagtgactgGTTTAAAAAAGATGTCTGGCTAAAACTGCTTACAAGCTAAACGGCATTTGATTAGTTAGTGTTTAACAATTTACTCGACTTTGTCATGGTAAATGTAACGTCTTCCAGTGacctttctgtttgtgttctgtgcagGCAGGAAACATTTACATTGTTGACTATGAGATTATGGAAAATATCACACCCAACGGGATAGACCCATCCACAACTCAGTATTTAGCTGCCCCAATCTGCCTGCTGTACAAGAACACCAAGAACAAAATCCAGCCAATTGCTATTCAGGTGATTTAATTACTGCTCTTtgtgaaaaatgctgaaaaGACTCAACTTATTATCATCAGTATGTGCCCTCCACTGTGGTTATTCAACTACATCTTAACCTTTAACCATCTCTGCTGTGAATTTATAGCCACCACAATCCAAAGTCTGATAGAGATTCTCAGGAAActtttaaaggagtaacatggtggttgaacgtgacacttcccagttgtctttaggcaacaacaaaacaaatgtgcataattttttttattattattcattcatttcaatgtactttaaaacgtatttttctaagcctaaatttcccactataaaagttcaccctaACCGTCtcggcgtggtaatgagaactgtcagttagctatgattgacagaccgtgccccgttaccatagctacccccatgatacccgctatttttgggagacttttcacaagctagctagcttagtagtatatcaagtatcgatagatagctaaggtaaggacgttgacttatatccaattataatttttgctatctagctagccaagttaagataaaagcacaactataacgtcctcataacagcaaactagctagctaacgttatcgataacatttccttatgaaagcaaactacctagctagctaacgttagctagctagctaaatgaatacaaccagaaataatctaatagtccttaaaaggcactctaatttaagtaaacctaacgttagtcaaatacttgcattgtcttgcctgtaagccagcggcgcaaactatggatctcgagttatccatgggtttacggggcgtggaaaggggagtggttactgtgttcgtgacgcaccaagttgacaactttctcaaccggttgaaaataggacgataaatttaaaacgcatatttctccaaaaatacagaacggacatagttaatactttactcattgtgtttcttcaatgccgcttgtgcaaatagcacataaaaccgagaaagtgtgaaaatcaccatggtactcctttaacaaCCTGGTTGTCAAAACAGCATAGCTCTTGCGTGAGTTTGTGTAACTGTTGTAAAACCTTGAAAACATAATGGTGTCAATGAGAATGGCAAATGTATGCAggcatatgtgtctgtgtatatatgtatatatacacacatgcacacacacacacacacacacacacatactcacagacagaaacagggaGACAGAAACAGGGATGTGTTAAGACCAATGTATGCTTTGAGTAACTGCAGTGACATTTGGTTTCTTATCTAGGTAGTATACATAGTTAGTGTgctgattttattaatttaattgaatgttataaaaaaaattgtaaaaagataTATATTATTAAAGACATTTAATAACATATTCTAAATGTTTAGCCAATGTTTGGCTGATTTTAAAAGAGCATTTCTGTTTGGCTGATTTTAAAAGAGCATTTCTCATGCCAAAAGTAAAatggcaaatggactgcatttatatagcgcattttcCAGCAACAACTGCAAAAAGCATTTGACAATGAATGCCTcttattcactcacacacactcagccactAGTGGCGATCGAGGCAGCCATACAAGGTGTAAACCAGGTCATTGGGAGTAACGGGGTTTAGGTGTATTTCAAGGCCACTTTGACACACTCAGAAGACCAGGGATCAAACCAAAAACCTACCAGGCTCAAGAACACTGCCCTAATGTTGCCCCCAGTTTGTTTTCTACGTTACAAGAAGTTTGAACCCAATATTGAAGGCTGAATGAACCATTGTTTTGGGAGGtattgtgtgtgcagtggcacTTGATTTACAGTAGAGTGGCTTAGTAACTGCCAGAAGACCATAAAAATCCCATATTCAGGGCATCAGACTAACAATGCTAACTTTTTTCGGGTATAGAGGACGGTCAAGGccaaaaaatgattaaatgtcaTGCCACCTTTTTGGttttaggttttttaaaaaatgaataataattagtaATGAATCAGAATTTGTTATGAATTGTTAAGCATTTAATGGCTGTAAGAAACTGCTTTGCTCTAACAGCTGGGACAAAATCCTGGGGAGAACAGTCCAATTTTCCTCCCGAATGATGAGGATTGTGACTGGACGCTGGCGAAGATGTGGGTGCGATCGTCCGACTTCAGCGTCCACCAGACCGTCACGCACCTCCTGCGCACTCACCTGATCGTCGAGGTCTTCGGGATAGCCATGTTCCGCCACCTCCCAGCTGTCCATCCTGTGTACAAGGTACATAAGCACAAGAGCACATTGAGAATGAGTGTCATTTTCAAAAACTTAATCAAAGAAAAGTGACAGGTTGACTGATCAGGCGGTAACAGATGTTCATATCTTTAGTGGTGGGTTACAGTATGGTTAAAAAAGGctgttttcaaaataagaaatattcctttttttattttgttgaaggCGATATTAATCCACTGAACCACAGATATTATTGCTTTGATTATTGTTCCTGACCTTTTTCCAGTATCCAGTGTCCGCCTgccctttgtttttaaaatagacaGGATGATAAATTGACCTGATTATCATCTAGTGCTGTTGTAACGTCTCTTCACTTGTTCACAGCTGATCATACCCCATATCCGCTTCACCATTGCCATAAACCACAAAGCCAGGGAGCAGCTCATCGGGAAAAACGCCCTCTTTGCGAAGGTGGTTTCAGGAAATGTTCTCTGCGTTTTTTTCGGTCTCTATGTTGTCACTAACCTTTATTGTGCCAGCAATCTCTGCCGAAACTTGACTTTTGGTACGATATCATTTAAGGGGCACGCAACCCGCATTAGGTGAAACAAGGCCTCCATCTATTTATTTCAGGGCATCGTTAAGCATGTTAAAGTACTTCATGAGTGACAGTTTACACAGGTAGAcagtaaacaaatacatttgcaataatggaggaaatcaggaaggggcaaatactagAATTAAATTCTCAGCAGTCCATCCTCTATGTTTTCTTAGATGTTTTCACCGAAgaaagtttttctttgtgttcgCAGCCGCTGTTTCACTGCAGTGCTGGGATGGCCTTGGTTTTTATCTGCTCAAACGACAGTTTCACAGTGAATTACACAGTGAATGTTGGTTTTAGAGGTGGCTAGcaagtgatgtcacaatgtgcCTGGATTTGTAGGCCAATGGGGTTGGTGATGAAGGCTTTGTTGAGCTGGTGCAGAAGGCCATGAAGACATTCACATACCAATCGATGGTTTTCCCAGAAACCATAAAAGCCAGGGGAATGGAGGACCTTCCTGATTACTTCTACAGAGACGATGGAAATAAGGTCTGGGAGGCCATCAAAAGGTAAGATGACTGCCAGTGATGACCATGCACGTTAGAAACATGCAGGTATAAATGCTTTGGTCAGATGTTGCCATAGAACAAACAGCAGAATGGTGTTGTGAATTCAGTAAAGACCACTGGGACAGCAACAGCTTTTGGAAAGCAGTTCCTATTCTGCTCCTTTCTATTGTACTGGTAATAATCataaccttttttgtttttaaaggagagcagacTGCCCTTCCTtctgtttgtattgtttgtaaaaaaaaaaatatgactttgatAGCCAGTGTGAATTCTTACTAAACCATGCATTTGTGGTACCTTCACAGCTTTGTAGAAGACATCGTGCACATCTACTACAAGAGTGACAATGTGGTTCAAAAGGATGAGGAAATCCAGGCCTTTGTCAaggatgtgtgcatgtttggatTTCAGAACAGGGATAACTCTGGTGGGAAAACTTATTTCTGTTAAACATGACATTACATCAGGTGTATATTGTGTCAAATTAAAAAGAGTTattgagaaaagagaaagaaaatggtcAATGCAATGACTGAAGCACAGCtgtaatggatttttttcctgttcctgtaaATCCTGCACTGTTTCCTAAGGACAACTGAGAGGAAATAACTCAGTCTCTCTATGTTTAAACATAATATAAGACAATTTAACTGAAAAAGTTTTAATTGATAACTGTAATTTGTGCTTGGTAATTCAATTTTCCCCCCAAATATACTCTTTTTTAAGTTAATGTTCAAAGTTAGTTATGCATGCTAGATACATGCAGTAGAACCTTGTCATTTGACCAGCAGGTGGGGCGCTAGAGCAATAACAATTATAAATTGGCTTATGCAATAATAATGTAGTAATGAAACACATACATTATCTTTTGGGCATGTACTACTATCCAGAATTTTCTACTTTCCAGCTCCACTGATTCTCTGAGGGTGCGAGATagtaaatgtgatgtaaattgggaaactatataaaaaataaggtAAACTTATATATTTTCAAGAGAAGGTTTCTAAATGAACCTGTCAGTGCTGAAATAATTATTAGCCTGGATTAGGGGAAAACATATTTCCAGTATGCAGGGAAGGAACGTCTAGACTATAGAAAAGGTGTGGTGAGCTTCATTACAGCAGGATGGTTACACTGAAGTCAAAACATCCTGTGCATTGTCCAATAAAGGCCATGGCCTTCAGACTGTGCTGTAATTTGAAAGCTATCCAGCTTCTTCATATAAGCACAACATTCGCAAACTCTGAAGAAGAGATTGAGCCTTAGATTACCTGTAGTACTGTCCTCAAAGACATACGTGTTGTCCATAAATACGTCCTCTTGTGctctgtaaaatgttgtgtCTGCATAATGATGTTATATCTTATTTCCACATCCGTCCATTTGCAGGGTTTCCCAAATCTCTGAAGAATCGCAAGCAGCTGATTGAGTATTTGACCATCATCATTTTCACCACCTCTGCACAGCATGCAGCTGTCAACTTTGGCCAAGTAGGTGCCTGTTGCCTTGCGATACATCCACTCAGGCTGAGCAAGGCAATATGACCGACTCTTATCCAAACCTGGGTCAATAAATTATGTTAAATACCTTAATCCCTCCTTAACCCTAACacttactgttttatttatttatttatttttatttgtattttttaaactaaaccTTCCCCTAAATTAGGAAACAAAGGCAATAAAAGTATCTctgtaaaaatgagttttaagaAGGGACTTGAAAGAGGCCCAGACTGAGTGATCCTGATCTCTTCAGGCAGGGCATTCAAAAGTCCAGAGGCTCTAACAGCAAATGTCCCATCtccttttgctttttaatcTAAACTGTGGAAATGGTTGACAGTTTTATTTGAGGTGCTTAAAAAGTGTccatcagaaaataaaaaaacatgttggtcAGGGACAGATGGTTTGTGGGAGGGGCCTCCTCAACTTTCCCCGTGTTCTGTGTACCACGCAGTTTGATTGGTACTCCTGGATCCCCAACTGCCCGTCCACCATGCGGAAGCCCCCACCCACGAAGAAGGGCGTGGCGACGACCGCGTACATCATCGAGAGCCTGCCCGATCGCGGCCGGACCTGCTGGCACCTGGGGGCTTCTTGGGCCCTTAGTCGGTTCCAGGATAATGAGGTACAGCCCCTGCATTACAGCTTCTCTACTCCTGTTACAGCTGCAGCATCATTAATAGCACCCTGTGTTTACCATACAAAAATGCTGCTCTGCAGTTGGATGAAATGTGCTATTTAAGAAAGCCAAGTTTACAGTGGTAATTTGCTGTTTGTACCCATCCCTTAAATATTCTTATTAATTCAAAGCAATGTTCAGactgtaaagtaaataaaaactgcTTACAAGTAGGAATTACAGAAACTGAATGAAGTGGTCTGTAGTTTTATCTTTGAATCATTTAattgaacagtttttttctcctACTGTGGGATGTCAAatcccattcttttttttcaacgGTGGTTACCAAACTTTATTTGTTCCAAACATGTACCCCAAGTTCAACTTGGTACAACTTGCTACATACCTTATCAGCACAACTGacagcactcacactcacctCAATTTTTTCTGCGCTGGACAAACATTTAGTTATGTCAGTGtcatgctggctagctaacattcccaacaaaaatatttcatctgTTTTAGAATGTGTAGCCACCAAGACAATATACTTATGCTTTATAAATTGGGTAAATGAGCAATTtggcaatttatttttgtactttttacattttttgcacaaAAGTATGTGTCGCTTCTGTCATTTAGCATGCTTGCTAACCAGGGTGGCCCTATTTCCTATTTATCCAATGATAACAATTGCTaccaatattatatatatatatattttttattaaggaGGATTCTTTTTGGAATGACTGTACCAGGCCTCAGTCAGGGATGTTTTGTTGACACTGAAGCCAAATGCAAATAAGGGATACAACTTCTGTGCATGTATGGCAGTTCCATGAAACGTTTTTTTCACTCTGAGAATTAGTGGTAATATTTCCTTTGTATACTAGAGGGCGGGTTGGGGTCATTTTTGGCAAGCAACAGAATACGGTCATAAATAGCAGCTCTGCACAGTATTTGGGGCAGCATCTAGTGCTGTAGCTAAAAGTGCCCCCCAGAAGAGGCCCACATTCCTCCTTTAATACGACACCACAACGAGAGGTGAGGTAAATGCCCTTCACTGGCACCTCAGCTCACTGAGGCAAACTACCCTAATTCAGCGCAAATTGCGACCTTTTCTGGTGACAGAGGGAATAACGCCGGCACTGTTTTCCACAGCTGTTTCTGGGCATGTACACAGACAAGCATTTCGTTGAGACGCCAGTGAAGGAGGCCATGGAGAAGTACCGGAAGAAGCTGGCAGAGGTGGTCCGTTTGATACAGGCCAGGAACAAGGGCAAGAATATGCCGTACTGCCTCCTGAGCCCCGATCGCATCCCCAACAGCGTGGCTGTGTAGCAGGCTGCAATGCTACAATACTCTtttcaaagaataaaacaaaaaaaaatagatgatTCTTTTCACCTTCAACTGTCTGTAGtcagcaaaaaagaaataaaaatcagttaAGGGTAGCGCAAGCCAATCTATTGTCGGGGATGTAATTCACTATTTGGATGTTCTCAGCCATAGGAGGTTTTAAAGCGCTCGGCCAGCATAGCTTAGAGATGAtacagagcaggaactggggggggggggggtattggagGTGGGAGTGTGTCTCactggtgtgtcagtgtgtctacataaaatatgcagcttcTCTTTTAGTTATAATCAGTTTTGTAATAGTTGGAAatgggcatctgagtcctgaATCTAGGTCTGGCGTTCTACATTTTATCTCTGTTCTgttggaatattctgctgtcttatggtttttgaattttggtctTTGCACATCCTTGCAATACTCTGGGAAAAATCCTTGGTTTGGTATccgctttcattcatttcttgtgtgactgcccatatctgtaacctttgttaattgttttaaggtagctGAACgtcgtctttagattagacatgAATATTTGTTGGATCTTAataaatttcttcattttcatctggttgtgagttgtgcattttgataaaggttgatccaactgTTTTCTCTGCCTATAaatgaatttggtgatttaactGGTATccttgataataattaccaaattaaatagtataaatatattttacatgttagaTGAGTcaattgttttaacagtttATGCACTTATGTTCGGTATTCAGAACGCTGGATGTCAAATGAGGGTGTTAATGGTttaaactgctggattcagaaaattaaacatatttcaggtAATCCTCACCTTGACACCTTTTCACGCTGAAAAATGTTTCGTTTCCTCTCGGGTTTTTCCGACCGACTTTTGTCAACAACGGCGCCTCGTACTTGTGCGCTTTGGACAGCTGCTGCTCACTCACCCGGATTTTAATTAAATCGTGTTCAGTAAAAAGCGCAGAAGAAACTTCGGGACAAGGCGGGATGGATCAAGTGAAGAAGATGAACAGAAAACTAACAAGGAAGAAGAAAATAGCATTAAACCAGCCCTCGTTCTACGACGGTCAAAGTTTCCGCAAAGCAGGGGAATTTCGAAAATCGCCAAAATTCCGTATTTCATCCCCCTTCACATCCGTTATTCCCCAAATATCTTTCGCTGCGTCCACCACCATCTTGATCCTCTCTGATTTTGTTTGTATGTCACTTGCACAATTGATCACCATCGCTATAAATGCAAAGAACCTTCTTCTCTCCATATACATCTGTATC
It encodes:
- the LOC118218049 gene encoding polyunsaturated fatty acid 5-lipoxygenase-like isoform X3; translated protein: MHCYTVTVATGNDLFSRTDARIYLTLVGTERCSEKTLLDKVFCNGFERGAVDWFDIEVAEDLGEIVLVKIEDRKYIVKNDWYCRYIKVKTPSGETLEFPCYRWVVSDQEVVLRDGRARLPQDDKTSLLKEHRSKELETRKKTYRWREWQPGFPMSIDAHTYKELPLEVQLDCKKIMDFTINYYKAIQNLGLNKFMEKFQSSWDDLDDFKEIFVKISSTPAEYLMQHWKEDFVFAYQFLNGCNPVMIRKCTKLPAKFPVTHEMVEFCLERHLTLEEEIKAGNIYIVDYEIMENITPNGIDPSTTQYLAAPICLLYKNTKNKIQPIAIQLGQNPGENSPIFLPNDEDCDWTLAKMWVRSSDFSVHQTVTHLLRTHLIVEVFGIAMFRHLPAVHPVYKLIIPHIRFTIAINHKAREQLIGKNALFAKANGVGDEGFVELVQKAMKTFTYQSMVFPETIKARGMEDLPDYFYRDDGNKVWEAIKSFVEDIVHIYYKSDNVVQKDEEIQAFVKDVCMFGFQNRDNSGFPKSLKNRKQLIEYLTIIIFTTSAQHAAVNFGQFDWYSWIPNCPSTMRKPPPTKKGVATTAYIIESLPDRGRTCWHLGASWALSRFQDNELFLGMYTDKHFVETPVKEAMEKYRKKLAEVVRLIQARNKGKNMPYCLLSPDRIPNSVAV